In bacterium, a single window of DNA contains:
- a CDS encoding HlyD family efflux transporter periplasmic adaptor subunit, giving the protein MSRFFSRSLRALRADSHRRSVLCLVFAAVVLVLWAIWFLAARVTLYEVSGAAMIELDLAAYSLDAPIGGRVVANHMVLGRKVQPGDLLVELDTASEHLMVAEERSQVDALSRQLDALFRELKAQRQAHYEYQQIARKAIDEARARQREAEVDFVLLEDEFKRMEVLRADGIVSEVDFLRTKAEMQKRQEVAEALKLRAHQLEWEEKNRQSESRVRREQIKRQIAMVKGEIAAKTLTIERLFGEIGKGSIRAPVAGQIDGMKDLRIGSVIHEGERCGTILTPGRLIITALFSASETVGRIRPGQRAQLRLDSFPWTQYGCIPARVARIASEVRDGQVRAELALDPNLVSSIPLQHGLSGSVEVEVDRTTPAELVLRLVGKLLTRPSKSFGSMDGPAGSAATAGSVTGGHNVR; this is encoded by the coding sequence ATGTCCAGGTTTTTTTCCCGTTCCCTGCGGGCGCTTCGGGCCGACAGCCATCGGCGGTCGGTGTTGTGCCTGGTGTTTGCCGCTGTGGTTTTGGTTCTCTGGGCAATCTGGTTTTTGGCGGCCAGAGTCACCCTGTATGAGGTGAGCGGGGCAGCAATGATAGAGCTGGACCTGGCGGCCTATTCGCTGGACGCTCCCATCGGGGGGCGGGTTGTGGCCAATCACATGGTGCTGGGCCGGAAGGTGCAGCCTGGCGACCTTCTGGTTGAACTGGATACGGCCTCGGAGCACCTGATGGTTGCTGAGGAGCGCTCTCAGGTGGATGCCCTGAGCCGGCAGCTCGATGCGCTTTTCAGAGAATTGAAGGCTCAGAGGCAGGCACATTATGAGTATCAGCAGATAGCCCGAAAAGCCATTGATGAGGCCCGGGCCAGGCAGCGGGAAGCGGAAGTGGACTTTGTGCTGCTGGAGGACGAATTCAAGCGGATGGAGGTCCTGCGGGCTGATGGCATTGTGTCCGAGGTGGATTTCCTCCGTACAAAAGCAGAGATGCAAAAGCGCCAGGAGGTGGCTGAGGCGCTCAAACTTCGTGCCCATCAACTCGAATGGGAGGAAAAGAACCGTCAGAGTGAAAGCCGGGTGCGCAGAGAGCAGATCAAACGCCAGATAGCTATGGTCAAGGGAGAAATAGCGGCCAAGACCCTGACTATCGAGCGGCTCTTCGGCGAGATTGGCAAGGGTTCAATTCGGGCACCGGTGGCCGGGCAAATTGATGGCATGAAGGATCTGAGGATCGGGTCGGTAATCCATGAGGGGGAAAGATGTGGAACCATTCTCACTCCGGGGCGGCTTATCATTACAGCTCTTTTTTCTGCATCAGAGACGGTAGGCCGCATCCGGCCCGGTCAACGGGCACAGCTTCGCCTGGACAGCTTCCCCTGGACCCAATATGGCTGCATTCCAGCCAGGGTCGCCAGGATCGCCAGTGAAGTCAGGGATGGGCAGGTCAGGGCTGAGCTTGCTCTTGACCCGAACCTTGTCTCTTCTATCCCTCTCCAGCATGGTTTGTCAGGTTCGGTTGAAGTCGAGGTGGATCGAACCACACCGGCAGAGCTGGTACTGCGGCTTGTGGGAAAGCTGCTGACGCGCCCCTCGAAAAGCTTCGGCTCGATGGACGGACCTGCCGGGTCCGCTGCAACGGCTGGATCAGTCACCGGAGGACACAATGTCCGCTGA